A single genomic interval of Cucumis sativus cultivar 9930 chromosome 5, Cucumber_9930_V3, whole genome shotgun sequence harbors:
- the LOC101204567 gene encoding uncharacterized protein LOC101204567: protein MTLIESEEVRFKRTGLSASDYDASLPIKKRRFPVVQFPPSPSKDLPSFHSDGNLLKAEQLSPPKVSSSNCNESLIKTEQPSSPKEPSSFNSNESLLKTKQPSPSKDLSSFNHNENLIKTEQPILSMSIVSSSSVVTSSALLNNDQNNVSEEKKGKSDTDSCCEDIVQSDIGTAGVKFQEPTLGGHDYISCFDEYEGKSLVTVKHTIRKSPEIYGGSNRSSTSLYSDPLAGNKEEGIDVKMPEENCSPPICEVGGGAGVSVGLNCHMDLKLVPEKSDLNFLKQNSVEPVLLDLSLNKHGSSTQCVKDNVGSDCDGPLLQLNREKWDLNTSMESWEGCTGGDSPVVQMSATQTNTTIETHACPSEMVESDSPCGKQTLLDGEDKGNSIYDCMPSKENLDLSLDSSYLKPVQPVLEEDPYISEYESDGNWDIAEAVDDDDNDNHLEEDYEDGEVRETLQESEVEVLAYEKREIEPLDHAGCDDKKINSIRLPDHELHALGPLEQETKPENLDLRSEDDVRTTTNSKSYEQENEDLCVKELHAVENTISGDVNKAVKVTGRGQLFQFDKKHNFEAQDTADEMVDEELIPTFSQGEVENAVAVDVVQNRDLTLPTVKESVNEDDAKDINGGTRNSRIINFNRASIDSTPCKEKSSFSRSVLSHKEREFVPNMAVEGANMQPQERDDAYSNITKKISIDKREGQPPLMGFSHRRGRSSNRLDHRSEEWDFGPNFSPETYSEQQIDYHVPGLDQNRYKITPDGPFGGANRRGRELLEDEEPFFFHGPSRRKSLGRRHGPNVGGGKMVYKIPRDFSPGRCMDEGGSFDRQHGEKFSRNFADDTVDLMYPRPQPPYDIDKPFFRERRNFSFQRKSFPRIDSKSPVRSRARSPGQWFSSKRSDRFCERSDMTHRRSPNYRSERMRSPDQRPIRGHMPPGRRQGFHFLSASDEMRDVGPAPDHGHMRSIIPDRNQTERLPLRNRSYDAIDPQGRIENDDFFYGPPVRLGQLTGYNDGVPDDDERRFNERHEPLYSFKHPFGDSDGERFRNNREDCSRPFRFCPGNDPRISWKRR, encoded by the exons ATGACCCTTATTGAAAGTGAAGAG GTTCGTTTTAAACGCACTGGGTTGTCAGCTAGTGATTATGATGCAAGTCTTCCTATCAAGAAAAGGAGATTTCCGGTAGTGCAGTTTCCTCCATCTCCGTCTAAAGATTTACCCTCATTCCATTCAGATGGAAATTTATTGAAGGCCGAGCAGCTATCTCCTCCTAAAGTATCTTCTTCTAATTGCAATGAAAGTTTAATAAAGACTGAGCAGCCATCTTCTCCTAAAGAACCATCTTCTTTTAATAGCAATGAAAGTTTATTAAAGACGAAGCAGCCATCTCCTTCTAAAGATCTATCTTCTTTTAATcacaatgaaaatttaataaagacTGAGCAGCCGATTCTATCTATGTCAATAGTTTCAAGTTCTAGTGTTGTCACAAGTTCTGCATTGTTGAATAATGACCAGAACAATGTTTCtgaggagaagaaaggaaaatctGACACTGATTCATGTTGTGAGGATATAGTCCAGAGCGATATTGGCACTGCAGGAGTCAAGTTTCAAGAACCCACTTTGGGAGGACATGATTATATTAGTTGTTTTGATGAATATGAAGGTAAATCCTTGGTAACTGTAAAACACACCATTCGTAAATCGCCAGAGATCTATGGGGGGTCAAACCGATCGTCAACTAGCCTTTACTCTGATCCTCTTGCTGGTAACAAAGAGGAAGGAATTGATGTAAAAATGCCTGAAGAAAATTGCAGCCCTCCAATATGTGAAGTTGGAGGAGGAGCTGGAGTATCGGTAGGTTTGAACTGTCATATGGATCTGAAATTAGTTCCTGAAAAGAGTGATTTGAATTTCCTGAAGCAGAATTCTGTGGAACCTGTTTTACTGGACCTCTCTTTAAACAAGCATGGAAGTAGCACCCAATGTGTCAAAGATAACGTGGGGTCTGATTGTGATGGTCCTCTTTTGCAGTTGAACAGGGAAAAGTGGGATCTTAATACCTCAATGGAATCATGGGAGGGTTGTACTGGTGGTGATTCACCTGTAGTGCAGATGTCTGCCACTCAGACAAATACAACTATTGAAACTCATGCTTGCCCATCTGAAATGGTTGAAAGTGACAGTCCATGCGGAAAACAAACACTTTTAGATGGTGAAGATAAAGGCAACTCTATTTATGATTGCATGCcatcaaaagaaaatcttgATTTAAGTCTTGATTCATCTTATCTGAAGCCTGTGCAGCCTGTGCTTGAAGAAGACCCTTATATTTCTGAATATGAATCAGATGGAAACTGGGATATAGCTGAGGctgttgatgatgatgataatgataatCATTTAGAAGAAGACTATGAAGATGGGGAGGTTCGGGAAACATTGCAGGAATCTGAAGTAGAAGTCCTTGCAtatgagaaaagagaaattgagCCTTTGGATCATGCTGGTTGTGATGACAAAAAGATCAATTCCATTAGATTGCCGGATCATGAACTTCATGCTTTAGGCCCTCTTGAACAGGAAACTAAACCAGAAAATCTGGATCTTAGAAGCGAAGACGATGTTCGGACTACAACTAATAGTAAATCTTATGAgcaagaaaatgaagatcTTTGTGTGAAAGAATTGCATGCTGTAGAGAATACTATTAGTGGGGATGTAAACAAAGCTGTGAAGGTCACAGGAAGAGGCCAATTATTTCAGTTTGATAAAAAGCACAACTTTGAGGCACAGGACACTGCTGATGAAATGGTTGATGAGGAACTAATTCCTACATTTTCTCAGGGTGAGGTGGAGAATGCTGTAGCAGTAGATGTAGTGCAGAATAGGGATCTAACTTTGCCTACTGTAAAGGAATCTGTAAACGAAGATGATGCAAAGGATATCAATGGAGGCACTAGAAATAGTCggataattaattttaatagagCATCTATTGATTCAACTCCCTGTAAGGAAAAATCTAGTTTTTCCAGGTCGGTTTTATCACATAAGGAAAGAGAGTTTGTACCCAACATGGCAGTTGAAGGAGCAAATATGCAACCTCAAGAAAG AGATGACGCTTACAGTAATATTACCAAGAAAATTTCTATAGACAAACGCGAGGGTCAGCCACCGTTGATGGGTTTTAGTCATAGAAGAGGGAGAAGTAGCAATAGGCTGGACCACCGATCCGAGGAATGGGATTTTGGTCCTAACTTTTCTCCCGAAACATACAGTGAACAACAGATAGATTACCATGTTCCTGGTCTTGATCAAAATCGATATAAGATTACACCAGACGGTCCATTTGGTGGTGCTAACCGACGTGGTAGAGAATTGCTAGAGGACGaggaaccttttttttttcatgggCCGTCAAGGAGGAAGTCACTTGGAAGAAGACATGGTCCGAATGTAGGTGGTGGAAAAATGGTTTACAAAATACCTAGAGATTTTAGTCCAGGTAGATGCATGGATGAAGGTGGCTCTTTTGATCGACAACATGGTGAAAAGTTCTCTAGGAATTTTGCCGATGACACAGTGGATCTGATGTATCCACGACCTCAACCTCCATACGACATAGACAAACCTTTCTTCCGGGAAAGAAGGAACTTCTCATTCCAAAGAAAATCATTTCCAAGAATTGATTCTAAATCTCCAGTAAGATCCCGGGCTCGCTCCCCAGGCCAATGGTTCTCTTCAAAAAGATCTGATAGATTTTGTGAACGTTCTGACATGACACATCGAAGGTCTCCAAATTATAGGTCGGAAAGGATGAGATCTCCTGATCAACGTCCTATACGTGGGCATATGCCACCAGGCAGAAGACAAGGATTCCATTTCCTTTCAGCATCTGATGAAATGAGGGATGTGGGTCCTGCACCTGACCATGGCCATATGAGGTCTATTATCCCTGATAGGAATCAGACTGAAAGATTACCACTTAGAAATAGAAGCTATGATGCTATAGATCCTCAAGGAAGGATTGAAAacgatgattttttttatggtccTCCTGTACGCTTGGGTCAATTGACTGGGTACAATGATGGCGTACCAGATGACGACGAAAGAAGATTCAATGAGAGACATGAACCGCTTTATTCTTTTAAGCATCCATTTGGTGATTCTGATGGTGAGAGATTCCGAAACAATAGGGAGGATTGTTCTAGGCCTTTTAGATTTTGTCCAGGGAATGACCCAAGAATTTCATGGAAGAGAAGGTAG
- the LOC101221954 gene encoding protein TONNEAU 1a isoform X1, which translates to MDDYTREMMDLKTLVTRTLEKKGVLAKIRAELRASVFEAIEEEDRVIEKDDGLPPALLGSCNDRAKQLHASPSGRLLTALICEYLDWAQLNHTLKVYLPECNMQKDSWKSELKEFSSKNGYDLNRNGDSGPLLLDVLEGFLKFENLSQARGPGRRITTSESDSMSSHDSRNSRRPSSSVAGGLPPLGRPSAGPQASDRRVGSSMSGYRKDEYSWRYDGNELPEDVMRTSAALENLQLDRKARNLTSSWRHGGDGMNEEDSRGEHM; encoded by the exons ATGGACGATTATACCAGAGAAATGATGGATTTGAAGACCCTTGTCACTCGCACTCTCGAGAAGAAAGGCGTCCTCGCTAAGATCcgt GCTGAACTTAGAGCTAGTGTATTCGAGGcaattgaagaagaggatCGTGTTATTGAGAAAGATGATGGATTGCCACCAGCATTACTTGGTAGTTGCAATGATCGAGCAAAGCAGCTTCATGCTTCACCATCAG GGAGGCTGCTTACTGCTCTAATATGTGAATATTTAGATTGGGCTCAGCTAAACCACACTCTGAAAGTTTATCTCCCGGAGTGCAATATG CAAAAAGATTCTTGGAAATCTGAATTGAAGGAATTTAGTAGTAAAAACGGATATGATCTTAACAGAAATGGAGATAGTGGACCGTTGCTCTTGGATGTTCTAGAGGGATTCTTGAAGTTTGAG AATTTATCTCAAGCAAGGGGTCCCGGAAGAAGAATAACCACTTCAGAATCTGATTCAATGTCTAGTCACGATTCTCGAAACAGTAGGAGACCTTCGTCATCTGTTGCAGGGGGTTTACCTCCGCTAGGAAG GCCCAGTGCTGGTCCACAGGCATCTG ATAGGAGGGTAGGGTCTTCGATGTCTGGTTATCGAAAAGATGAATACAGTTGGAGATATGATGGCAATGAGCTTCCCGAAGATGTAATGAGAACCTCAGCTGCACTGGAAAATCTGCAACTGGATCGAAAAGCTAGAAACCTAACATCATCTTGGCG ACATGGGGGAGATGGTATGAATGAGGAGGATAGCAGAGGTGAACATATGTAA
- the LOC101221954 gene encoding protein TONNEAU 1b isoform X2, which produces MDDYTREMMDLKTLVTRTLEKKGVLAKIRAELRASVFEAIEEEDRVIEKDDGLPPALLGSCNDRAKQLHASPSGRLLTALICEYLDWAQLNHTLKVYLPECNMQKDSWKSELKEFSSKNGYDLNRNGDSGPLLLDVLEGFLKFENLSQARGPGRRITTSESDSMSSHDSRNSRRPSSSVAGGLPPLGRPSAGPQASGSSMSGYRKDEYSWRYDGNELPEDVMRTSAALENLQLDRKARNLTSSWRHGGDGMNEEDSRGEHM; this is translated from the exons ATGGACGATTATACCAGAGAAATGATGGATTTGAAGACCCTTGTCACTCGCACTCTCGAGAAGAAAGGCGTCCTCGCTAAGATCcgt GCTGAACTTAGAGCTAGTGTATTCGAGGcaattgaagaagaggatCGTGTTATTGAGAAAGATGATGGATTGCCACCAGCATTACTTGGTAGTTGCAATGATCGAGCAAAGCAGCTTCATGCTTCACCATCAG GGAGGCTGCTTACTGCTCTAATATGTGAATATTTAGATTGGGCTCAGCTAAACCACACTCTGAAAGTTTATCTCCCGGAGTGCAATATG CAAAAAGATTCTTGGAAATCTGAATTGAAGGAATTTAGTAGTAAAAACGGATATGATCTTAACAGAAATGGAGATAGTGGACCGTTGCTCTTGGATGTTCTAGAGGGATTCTTGAAGTTTGAG AATTTATCTCAAGCAAGGGGTCCCGGAAGAAGAATAACCACTTCAGAATCTGATTCAATGTCTAGTCACGATTCTCGAAACAGTAGGAGACCTTCGTCATCTGTTGCAGGGGGTTTACCTCCGCTAGGAAG GCCCAGTGCTGGTCCACAGGCATCTG GGTCTTCGATGTCTGGTTATCGAAAAGATGAATACAGTTGGAGATATGATGGCAATGAGCTTCCCGAAGATGTAATGAGAACCTCAGCTGCACTGGAAAATCTGCAACTGGATCGAAAAGCTAGAAACCTAACATCATCTTGGCG ACATGGGGGAGATGGTATGAATGAGGAGGATAGCAGAGGTGAACATATGTAA
- the LOC101204321 gene encoding filamin A-interacting protein 1-like: protein MKKLFFFRSSAPSNGSSEVSPSKTEKQGITEQPFEGTGLRRSRSLSSASLLDSGKHKSPSGSKDKNRSPYGNFIDTLDQQCEHSNRCQTLPLRRQCREKEFEMPYNDYGAVSERPCSASAASCRSYGDSSGNSSTSSSNVSSKILDRYIDDGEQQEESRKPQKSIPPRNHHGHGSGRRPPRGRCTAPTSPKYVVDEKTMNHPFEEFPSSNYHFFPAKHAENRFGHESPRTIAKNVIERLSQSHGIPKTNIKGFDNSMPPITAEDIHDRSSDEHYGSNVNPQKFYPVNEPFQAINRNDMEGSDLDRHNLINHNEVLNLVETEEDMDGELKRRIKVAKERVMRFREECDRESFLQLRTGVSGLIQIIRHVTEEKMSLALEVLSLLQSQVTERASAKEELQLAKEILDSQTKRLDREKSELQSELEKELDRRSKDWSVKLEKYQLEEQRLRERVRELAEQNVFLQREVSLLNERDVENRSMMSNSEQKVKDMTVMVDKLRDENQVLMQNLSDLQDKYKTAKEDRETFKRNFEEKDKECKELYKATTRLTRSCCDQQKTISGLQERFNHELGENTEIERFDKHVAKLQMEQIRLTEVELGLRRELESCRFEIDSLRHENINILNRLKHNGRDGSALTIKLDEEMSARVDCLQHQGLTLLSESFQLCAELFEFIKEKVHCLSDSMQGMEVVKNNLDGIYFVESEMKLQGLKRGIESLKRSLKMASSLLHKKSNLAASEVHSQYVDADESMQLNCEATEDVVKSELKAERLLTSLLREKLYSKELEIELLQAEIATAARANHILKCEVQSAQDDISCITHKLKDQKLQILKRDENVSRLQNDLEESTTELAIIRGTVPNISKERDIMWDQVKQYSEENMLLNSEVNLLKKKIETLEEDILLREGQITILKDSLRNKSFDLLGNIETTDEFLIR from the exons ATGAAgaaattgttctttttcagATCTTCAGCACCTAGCAATGGCAGTTCTGAAGTTTCCCcatcaaaaacagaaaaacaagGCATCACAGAACAGCCATTTGAAG GTACTGGTCTAAGACGAAGTCGCTCACTGTCTTCAGCATCATTGCTTGATAGTGGGAAGCATAAGAGTCCTTCTGGGTCAAAGGATAAAAATAGATCTCCATATGGTAACTTCATTGACACTTTGGATCAGCAATGTGAACATTCTAACCG CTGTCAAACACTACCATTAAGAAGACAGTgtagagaaaaagaatttgagatGCCATATAATGATTATGGAGCTGTATCAGAGAGGCCTTGTTCTGCATCTGCTGCTTCATGCCGAAGTTATGGTGATTCTTCAGGAAATTCTTCCACTTCCTCTAGTAATGTCTCAAGCAAAATCTTGGATCGATATATTGATGATGGAGAGCAACAGGAAGAATCGAGGAAACCCCAAAAGAGTATTCCTCCTAGAAATCACCATGGACATGGCAGTGGGAGGCGCCCTCCGCGAGGCCGATGTACAGCACCCACTTCGCCAAAAtatgttgttgatgaaaagaCAATGAATCATCCGTTTGAAGAATTTCCAAGTTCAAATTATCACTTCTTTCCTGCAAAGCATGCTGAAAATAGATTTGGGCATGAATCTCCAAGGACCATAGCAAAGAATGTCATTGAGAGACTCTCCCAATCGCATGGAATtcctaaaacaaatataaaggGATTTGACAATAGTATGCCACCAATCACTGCAGAAGATATACATGATAGATCCTCAGATGAACATTATGGTTCCAATGTGAATCCGCAGAAATTCTATCCAGTAAATGAACCTTTTCAAGCTATTAATAGAAATGACATGGAGGGTTCTGATTTAGATAGACATAACTTAATAAATCATAATGAAGTGTTAAACCTTGTTGAAACTGAAGAGGATATGGATGGGGAACTCAAGAGGAGAATCAAGGTGGCCAAGGAGAGAGTCATGCGGTTCAGAGAAGAATGCGACCGTGAAAGCTTTCTTCAACTGAGGACAGGAGTTTCAGGtttgattcaaataattagaCATGTTACTGAGGAGAAAATGAGCTTAGCACTTGAGGTTTTAAGTCTTCTACAGTCCCAAGTCACTGAAAGGGCTTCAGCAAAGGAAGAACTGCAACTGGCAAAGGAAATATTGGATTCTCAAACTAAAAGACTGGACAGAGAAAAATCTGAATTGCAGTCAGAACTGGAGAAAGAGCTTGACAGGAGGTCGAAGGACTGGTCAGTAAAGCTAGAAAAGTACcagttggaagaacaaaggcTTCGTGAAAGAGTTCGAGAGCTAGCAGAACAGAATGTATTTCTTCAAAGGGAAGTTTCTCTTCTAAATGAGAGGGACGTGGAGAATAGAAGCATGATGTCAAATTCAGAGCAGAAAGTGAAGGACATGACTGTCATGGTGGATAAATTACGGGATGAAAACCAAGTTTTGATGCAGAATCTCTCCGACTTGCAGGATAAGTACAAAACTGCTAAAGAAGATAGAGAAACCTTTAAGAGAAACTTTGAGGAGAAGGATAAGGAATGCAAGGAGTTGTATAAAGCGACGACAAGGTTAACGAGGTCTTGCTGTGACCAGCAGAAAACAATCAGTGGATTGCAGGAAAGATTTAATCATGAATTAGGGGAGAACACAGAAATTGAAAGGTTCGATAAGCATGTGGCGAAATTGCAGATGGAGCAAATAAGGTTAACTGAAGTAGAATTGGGATTGAGAAGGGAATTAGAATCTTGCAGGTTTGAAATTGATTCCCTGCGGCATGAGAATATAAACATATTGAATCGCTTAAAGCACAACGGGAGAGATGGTAGTGCTTTAACCATCAAGCTGGATGAAGAAATGTCAGCACGTGTCGATTGTCTACAACATCAAGGGCTAACATTGTTAAGTGAAAGCTTCCAGTTATGTGCAGAATTATTTGAGTTCATAAAGGAGAAAGTTCATTGTCTTTCAGATAGTATGCAGGGGATGGAAGTGGTGAAGAACAACTTGGATGggatatattttgttgaatcTGAGATGAAGCTTCAAGGATTGAAGCGTGGAATTGAAAGCTTAAAACGGAGTCTGAAGATGGCATCGTCATTGTTGCATAAGAAATCCAACCTAGCAGCTTCAGAAGTCCATTCTCAGTATGTTGATGCAGATGAGTCAATGCAATTAAATTGTGAAGCTACAGAG GATGTTGTAAAATCTGAGCTCAAAGCAGAAAGATTACTAACGAGTCTGTTGAGAGAGAAGCTTTACTCTAAAGAGCTGGAAATCGAGCTGCTCCAAGCTGAAATTGCAACAGCAGCTAGAGCAAACCACATTCTTAAATGCGAAGTACAAAGTGCACAAGACGACATATCCTGCATTACACATAAGCTTAAGGATCAAAAGCTTCAG ATTTTGAAAAGAGACGAGAATGTGAGCCGGCTACAAAATGACCTTGAAGAATCTACTACAGAATTAGCGATAATTAGAGGGACTGTGCCAAATATTTCAAAGGAGAGAGATATTATGTGGGATCAAGTGAAACAATACAGTGAAGAGAATATGTTACTTAACTCAGAGGTTAAtctattgaaaaagaagatagaaaCTCTCGAGGAAGACATACTTCTAAGGGAAGGTCAGATTACAATCCTCAAAGACTCTCTGAGAAACAAATCTTTCGACCTTCTCGGTAATATCGAAACTACAGACGAATTTCTGATACGATGA